A region of Mycolicibacterium brumae DNA encodes the following proteins:
- the sigM gene encoding RNA polymerase sigma factor SigM, translated as MDSFGECRSDAELLAAHVAGDRDAFAQLYSRHHGRLSRLALANTRTREDAADVVQDAMLAAHRAAPTFRQQAAVGSWLYRIVLNSCRDRLRRHRTHPVEPLDEDRVSVPDRCGEVDTAVTVRRALMQLPVEQRAAVLAVDMQGLSVTATARLLGVAEGTVKSRCHRGRRRLALTLADRPPEQRTGTTRA; from the coding sequence GTGGACTCCTTCGGTGAATGTCGCAGTGACGCGGAGTTGCTCGCTGCCCATGTCGCCGGTGACCGGGATGCCTTCGCGCAGTTGTACTCCCGGCACCACGGCCGGCTGAGCCGGCTGGCGCTGGCCAACACCCGCACCCGGGAAGACGCCGCGGACGTGGTGCAGGACGCGATGCTCGCGGCCCACCGCGCGGCCCCGACCTTCCGGCAACAGGCGGCGGTGGGCAGCTGGCTGTACCGGATCGTGTTGAACTCCTGCCGGGATCGGTTGCGGCGGCATCGAACTCACCCGGTCGAGCCGCTCGACGAGGACCGGGTGAGCGTGCCGGACCGCTGCGGTGAGGTGGACACCGCCGTCACGGTGCGCCGCGCGTTGATGCAACTGCCGGTGGAACAGCGCGCCGCGGTGCTCGCGGTCGACATGCAGGGCTTGTCGGTGACCGCGACGGCGCGGTTGCTCGGTGTCGCGGAGGGCACCGTGAAGAGCCGCTGTCACCGCGGGCGACGTCGACTGGCCCTCACCTTGGCCGATCGGCCCCCTGAGCAGCGCACGGGAACAACACGCGCCTAA